One stretch of Lucilia cuprina isolate Lc7/37 chromosome 6, ASM2204524v1, whole genome shotgun sequence DNA includes these proteins:
- the LOC111675915 gene encoding elongation factor Tu isoform X1, whose translation MQLPYCISMRTLLLRLRSNFFKPTEQVHWRRVLKPVCCVNLSNSNSSRAFLRNLATSNCNTGILSIIRPYSSSPNVAALDGEKPHCNIGTIGHVDHGKTTLTAAITRVLSKKGLADFVSYDQIDRAPEEKARGITINACHIGYATPQRTYAHTDCPGHADYIKNMISGASQMDGAILVVAATDGQMPQTREHLLLAKQVGIEKIIVFINKADLVDQEVLELVEIEMREMLTDFGFDGLNSPVICGSALLALRDDTSSFGVPSIEKLVDSIDSYVPTPKRDFDSPFILPIDNAFTVPGRGTVVVGTIKRGTIIKNAECDLLGFNQNIKTSVGDIQIFRKSIPKAVAGENIGALLRGVKISSVERGMLLCAQGSEDISNHYLGSMYLLSRAEGGRSKPMLSKYIQQLFSVTWNVPARIDMIPANSMLMPGEHANVRITLLRKMVMTNGQAFTIRENGATVATGMILERKPSIDLPKNKLSKAIVNYD comes from the exons atgcagCTGCCATACTGCATCAGTATGAGAACTTTATTATTAAGGTTAAGAAGTAACTTCTTCAAACCTACGGAACAAGTTCATTGGCGACGAGTTCTGAAGCCGGTATGTTGTGTAAACCTTTCAAATTCAAATAGCAGTAGGGCTTTTTTGAGAAATCTAGCGACGTCGAATTGTAATACTGGGATATTAAGCATTATAAGACCATACTCTTCCTCTCCAAACGTTGCAGCGTTAGATGGAGAAAAACCACATTGTAACATTGGCACTATTGGTCATGTAGACCATGGCAAGACTACTTTAACAGCAGCCATAACAAGGGTGTTATCAAAGAAAGGTTTAGCAGATTTCGTTTCATATGATCAAATTGATAGAGCACCCGAGGAAAAGGCTAGAGGAATAACAATAAATGCCTGTCACATTGGTTATGCTACACCACAAAGAACATATGCTCATACTGACTGTCCCGGCCATGCTGATTATATTAAG AACATGATATCTGGGGCATCGCAAATGGATGGCGCTATACTGGTTGTTGCTGCAACTGATGGACAAATGCCTCAGACCAGAGAACATCTGTTGTTAGCCAAACAAGTaggtatagaaaaaattatagtttttataaataaagccgATTTGGTGGATCAAGAAGTCCTGGAACTGGTAGAAATTGAAATGCGTGAAATGTTGACGGATTTCGGATTTGATGGCCTTAATAGCCCAGTAATTTGCGGCTCTGCTTTGTTAGCCTTACGTGATGACACATCATCATTTGGTGTACCATCGATTGAGAAATTGGTAGATAGTATTGACTCGTATGTACCGACACCTAAACGTGACTTCGATTCGCCTTTCATATTGCCCATCGATAATGCTTTCACTGTGCCTGGGCGAGGTACTGTTGTAGTTGGCACCATAAAACGAGGAACAATAATCAAAAATGCTGAGTGTGATCTTTTGGGTTTCAATCAGAATATAAAAACCTCCGTGGgtgatatacaaatttttcgcAAGAGTATACCAAAG GCGGTAGCTGGGGAAAATATTGGAGCTCTACTGCGTGGTGTTAAAATATCCAGTGTCGAACGAGGAATGTTATTATGTGCACAAGGATCAGAAGATATTTCAAATCATTATTTGGGCTCCATGTATTTATTGTCACGGGCTGAAGGCGGACGCTCTAAACCAATGCTTTCCAAGTATATACAACAGTTATTTAGTGTTACATGGAATGTACCTGCGCGCATTGATATGA TTCCCGCAAATAGTATGTTAATGCCTGGGGAACATGCAAACGTACGAATAACTCTGCTAAGAAAAATGGTTATGACAAATGGTCAAGCTTTTACGATACGGGAAAATGGCGCTACTGTTGCTACTGGCATGATTTTAGAACGAAAGCCCTCTATCGATTTACCCAAAAACAAATTATCCAAAGCAATTGTTAATTATgattaa
- the LOC111675915 gene encoding elongation factor Tu isoform X2 translates to MRTLLLRLRSNFFKPTEQVHWRRVLKPVCCVNLSNSNSSRAFLRNLATSNCNTGILSIIRPYSSSPNVAALDGEKPHCNIGTIGHVDHGKTTLTAAITRVLSKKGLADFVSYDQIDRAPEEKARGITINACHIGYATPQRTYAHTDCPGHADYIKNMISGASQMDGAILVVAATDGQMPQTREHLLLAKQVGIEKIIVFINKADLVDQEVLELVEIEMREMLTDFGFDGLNSPVICGSALLALRDDTSSFGVPSIEKLVDSIDSYVPTPKRDFDSPFILPIDNAFTVPGRGTVVVGTIKRGTIIKNAECDLLGFNQNIKTSVGDIQIFRKSIPKAVAGENIGALLRGVKISSVERGMLLCAQGSEDISNHYLGSMYLLSRAEGGRSKPMLSKYIQQLFSVTWNVPARIDMIPANSMLMPGEHANVRITLLRKMVMTNGQAFTIRENGATVATGMILERKPSIDLPKNKLSKAIVNYD, encoded by the exons ATGAGAACTTTATTATTAAGGTTAAGAAGTAACTTCTTCAAACCTACGGAACAAGTTCATTGGCGACGAGTTCTGAAGCCGGTATGTTGTGTAAACCTTTCAAATTCAAATAGCAGTAGGGCTTTTTTGAGAAATCTAGCGACGTCGAATTGTAATACTGGGATATTAAGCATTATAAGACCATACTCTTCCTCTCCAAACGTTGCAGCGTTAGATGGAGAAAAACCACATTGTAACATTGGCACTATTGGTCATGTAGACCATGGCAAGACTACTTTAACAGCAGCCATAACAAGGGTGTTATCAAAGAAAGGTTTAGCAGATTTCGTTTCATATGATCAAATTGATAGAGCACCCGAGGAAAAGGCTAGAGGAATAACAATAAATGCCTGTCACATTGGTTATGCTACACCACAAAGAACATATGCTCATACTGACTGTCCCGGCCATGCTGATTATATTAAG AACATGATATCTGGGGCATCGCAAATGGATGGCGCTATACTGGTTGTTGCTGCAACTGATGGACAAATGCCTCAGACCAGAGAACATCTGTTGTTAGCCAAACAAGTaggtatagaaaaaattatagtttttataaataaagccgATTTGGTGGATCAAGAAGTCCTGGAACTGGTAGAAATTGAAATGCGTGAAATGTTGACGGATTTCGGATTTGATGGCCTTAATAGCCCAGTAATTTGCGGCTCTGCTTTGTTAGCCTTACGTGATGACACATCATCATTTGGTGTACCATCGATTGAGAAATTGGTAGATAGTATTGACTCGTATGTACCGACACCTAAACGTGACTTCGATTCGCCTTTCATATTGCCCATCGATAATGCTTTCACTGTGCCTGGGCGAGGTACTGTTGTAGTTGGCACCATAAAACGAGGAACAATAATCAAAAATGCTGAGTGTGATCTTTTGGGTTTCAATCAGAATATAAAAACCTCCGTGGgtgatatacaaatttttcgcAAGAGTATACCAAAG GCGGTAGCTGGGGAAAATATTGGAGCTCTACTGCGTGGTGTTAAAATATCCAGTGTCGAACGAGGAATGTTATTATGTGCACAAGGATCAGAAGATATTTCAAATCATTATTTGGGCTCCATGTATTTATTGTCACGGGCTGAAGGCGGACGCTCTAAACCAATGCTTTCCAAGTATATACAACAGTTATTTAGTGTTACATGGAATGTACCTGCGCGCATTGATATGA TTCCCGCAAATAGTATGTTAATGCCTGGGGAACATGCAAACGTACGAATAACTCTGCTAAGAAAAATGGTTATGACAAATGGTCAAGCTTTTACGATACGGGAAAATGGCGCTACTGTTGCTACTGGCATGATTTTAGAACGAAAGCCCTCTATCGATTTACCCAAAAACAAATTATCCAAAGCAATTGTTAATTATgattaa